From a region of the Synechococcus sp. PCC 7335 genome:
- a CDS encoding L-dopachrome tautomerase-related protein, which yields MRNQALLFTLLFVFGFASSSYSQTPQDAVLEIPANPLAAQAADDESVDTQVGQVEIVAELDIMPGNVTVSQDGRIFATVHGRGRGDAQLIEVTGRTTWEAFPNEAWNAPPGSGSDVLHTPHGVVIDSRDRLWVIDHGNWLPEAQRPKLLSFDINTRELLYRYDFDETEAPGQFPQGQFMQDLAVDAERGFVYIADSSAQRPAIVAVDINQNTVRRFENHPSFLNEDRVVVMVEGEVWTVTTPDGRSFPAGSPMNPITLSADGETLFFGAVRGLTWYSLPTQLLRNGASDQEIGEAIEVAGSKPVTDGVSTDAEGNHFFTNVAANAVDMLSPDGRTVRLAQDPRFLWLDSVRFGPDSWLYASVNQLHRAPNFNNGESQVELPFLIARIWTGTEGQVGR from the coding sequence ATGAGAAATCAAGCATTACTTTTTACACTACTCTTCGTTTTTGGATTTGCTAGTTCTAGCTACTCGCAGACTCCTCAAGATGCTGTTTTAGAGATTCCGGCTAACCCATTAGCTGCGCAAGCAGCGGACGACGAGTCTGTTGATACTCAAGTAGGGCAGGTAGAGATTGTTGCAGAGCTTGACATTATGCCCGGAAATGTCACCGTTTCTCAAGACGGACGAATTTTTGCAACGGTACATGGCAGAGGGCGTGGAGATGCGCAGCTGATCGAAGTTACGGGACGAACGACCTGGGAAGCATTTCCGAACGAGGCCTGGAATGCGCCACCAGGTAGCGGGTCTGATGTGCTGCACACGCCTCATGGAGTCGTGATTGATTCGCGCGATCGCCTTTGGGTCATTGACCATGGCAACTGGCTCCCCGAAGCGCAACGTCCAAAACTGCTATCTTTCGATATCAATACTCGCGAATTGCTCTATCGCTATGACTTCGACGAAACAGAAGCGCCTGGACAGTTCCCGCAAGGGCAGTTCATGCAAGATTTGGCTGTGGACGCAGAGCGCGGCTTTGTTTATATTGCAGATAGTTCTGCACAGCGGCCTGCCATCGTAGCAGTAGATATTAACCAAAACACCGTAAGACGATTTGAAAATCATCCTTCATTTCTGAATGAAGATCGTGTCGTCGTGATGGTAGAAGGAGAGGTTTGGACGGTCACTACGCCAGATGGCAGGAGCTTTCCAGCAGGCTCACCGATGAACCCCATTACGCTCTCAGCAGACGGCGAGACGTTGTTCTTTGGCGCAGTCAGAGGTTTAACTTGGTACAGCCTGCCTACCCAGCTTCTTCGCAACGGCGCATCGGACCAAGAGATTGGAGAAGCGATTGAAGTCGCCGGTTCAAAGCCCGTCACGGATGGCGTCAGCACTGATGCTGAGGGCAATCACTTTTTTACAAACGTCGCAGCTAATGCGGTTGATATGCTCTCCCCGGATGGACGGACTGTACGCTTAGCCCAAGATCCTAGATTTCTTTGGTTAGACAGCGTTCGATTCGGCCCAGATTCCTGGCTATACGCTTCTGTCAATCAGCTTCACCGCGCACCTAACTTCAACAATGGAGAAAGTCAGGTAGAGCTTCCCTTTCTAATTGCTCGAATTTGGACAGGAACAGAAGGCCAGGTTGGAAGGTAG
- a CDS encoding efflux RND transporter periplasmic adaptor subunit: MDSSEGSVNKEKEQNAQSHRRLIGILLASVLLSGSFGYWVVLNRRNSDSQALSQAPPPRPVEVARLAVGEGVSSVELIGQAEARTNTTLRSQTSGVVQKILVQSGDRVDVGTTVAVLDDADQQLLLSQAIANLASEQSNLAELETGTRPEIIEQRTAVLQSAEAREQEARDNLQRTQALVAQGALSERSLIEARTAVDAALSAKLESSATLAEATAGPTAEELAAQRAIVTARRAAVEQAELSLSRTRLQTTISGVVEERVANVGDYMEAGEPVLSLVDREDLDVFLEIPEELSGQIAPGLTVMLTARALPGWQGQATIDGVIPTANETSRRQRVRLQIENTPAGLLPGMSVQGTLERASDTPSFVISRDALVQQEGEWIVFTVADGQANEIAVELVADTGEAVAIASEQLRSGQSVVVRGASALRAGAAVQVIDQ; the protein is encoded by the coding sequence ATGGATAGTTCTGAAGGCTCAGTAAATAAAGAGAAAGAACAAAATGCGCAGAGTCATCGCCGACTGATAGGGATATTGCTAGCAAGCGTCTTACTGAGCGGTAGCTTTGGCTATTGGGTCGTTCTCAATCGTAGAAATTCTGACTCACAGGCGCTTTCTCAAGCGCCACCGCCTCGCCCTGTCGAAGTTGCCAGACTCGCTGTCGGCGAGGGCGTTAGCTCTGTTGAACTGATTGGTCAAGCCGAAGCCAGAACAAACACAACACTGCGATCGCAAACATCGGGAGTTGTTCAGAAAATCCTGGTTCAATCAGGCGATAGAGTTGATGTTGGTACGACGGTTGCTGTTTTAGATGATGCCGACCAGCAGCTACTTCTCTCACAGGCGATCGCCAATCTTGCTTCTGAGCAGAGTAATTTAGCAGAGCTAGAGACGGGAACTCGGCCAGAGATTATTGAGCAGAGAACAGCAGTTTTACAATCTGCTGAGGCCAGAGAGCAAGAAGCACGGGATAATCTTCAGCGCACTCAAGCATTAGTGGCACAAGGAGCACTCTCTGAGCGATCGCTGATTGAAGCTAGAACAGCAGTAGATGCTGCTCTTTCAGCAAAACTAGAATCGTCGGCAACCCTCGCCGAAGCAACCGCAGGCCCCACCGCTGAAGAACTCGCCGCTCAGCGAGCGATTGTGACGGCGAGGCGGGCCGCTGTCGAGCAAGCTGAGCTGAGCTTGAGTCGTACTCGCCTTCAGACAACAATCAGCGGCGTTGTAGAAGAGAGAGTCGCTAACGTCGGAGATTATATGGAAGCAGGTGAGCCTGTGTTGTCGTTAGTTGATCGTGAAGATCTTGATGTGTTTTTAGAGATTCCTGAAGAACTTAGCGGTCAGATAGCACCTGGATTAACCGTTATGCTGACAGCGCGAGCGCTGCCTGGCTGGCAAGGGCAAGCGACAATTGATGGGGTAATTCCAACTGCGAACGAAACCTCTCGTCGCCAGCGAGTACGCCTTCAAATAGAAAATACTCCGGCAGGTCTATTGCCGGGTATGTCTGTTCAAGGCACTTTAGAGAGAGCAAGCGATACGCCCAGCTTTGTTATTTCTCGTGATGCTCTGGTGCAGCAGGAGGGCGAGTGGATTGTGTTTACGGTTGCTGATGGACAAGCGAATGAGATAGCCGTGGAACTGGTTGCAGATACGGGCGAAGCGGTGGCGATCGCTTCAGAGCAATTACGCTCCGGACAATCTGTGGTGGTGCGAGGTGCGTCGGCACTACGAGCGGGCGCAGCAGTTCAGGTAATAGATCAATAG
- a CDS encoding efflux RND transporter permease subunit — MNLIRMAVRWRHGTIVLFCLIALFGILALFSLPSELRPGGDRPEVTIQTNYPGASPAEVEDLITRPIEEVLEGVQGVQEMTSSSGNGQSSISLEFAWDVDINQAFVDVLSKLQQADDLPAEASESEVQIVSGDTDSPMLRIHLVPAEGATADLNHYRDLADDVIGPRLRHIEGIGDLSIEGGQAREVEVIVDPRALADRNLAIDDVINTLRSSNRDIRGGPMVVGRREYRVRTVSRANDVKQLEGLILRRDTSGTVYLGDVAEAKIGRATPEMAFLRDGEPAITIGAVRQIGGNVPEISKSIRAALAEIEERFIQQGENVRFIIPYDENDYISQSISFVQSSLIIGAVLAAFVLILFLGSLRTVAVIAITIPTTLISVFIVFALLGRSLNVISLAGLAFASGMIVDNAIVVLENIFTHIQKGKTTVQAAVDATQEVSGAMLASTLTNVAVFMPIVLVEGEAGQLFFDLGIALSASVLFSLFAALTLVPMLSGLFLTQADAQQMLEGKTHIKGNSIEQAIVQVSRYFTQVQSRLEQSLLATVKWSLGKGHRSRRFAVLSVPIALLFVGYQLLPAMDYLPEGNRNLIIWITQPFPGTSIPEAIELYEKPHAFAQAQPEVLGDILVHRPAGSIIGVFLKLEETNARTLSNLEERMRAASGEFPGYRFVGLRRASIFSNPGKEFEVKLIGPDLDYLNQIQGQVAESLEVLDGVQNVRPDFLTGAPELQIVPDRERLAEVSLSALDLGTAVETALGGVRASDFFDGRRDLDVTVKLQDATAETPAQLRQMPLYVGGGGSSQQVQLLDVADMVETTGPNSIGHVDTERAITLTVSLSQEAPLGGLLEQTEETILQPLRATLPSGYRAELAGSANVLSETLRQLGATFLLSLLITYLLLVALYRSLIYPLVIMVTVPIGLTGALLSLAIANLIPGVVVPLDMIAGLGFVILTGIVVNNAILLVDRTLQLQQQGQDLDRSLYEAVRDRLRPIFMSAGTSILGMLPLATFPGKGAELYQGLGIVLVGGLAFSTLLTPTIVPAVMRLLRDFDTLRDHSSDSI, encoded by the coding sequence ATGAATTTGATTAGAATGGCTGTTCGCTGGCGGCATGGCACGATTGTTCTGTTTTGTTTGATTGCGCTCTTTGGCATATTGGCATTGTTCAGCCTGCCCTCGGAGCTGCGGCCTGGGGGCGATCGCCCGGAGGTAACTATCCAAACAAACTATCCAGGGGCAAGCCCAGCAGAAGTCGAAGATTTGATCACGCGCCCAATTGAAGAAGTCCTTGAAGGGGTTCAGGGTGTCCAAGAGATGACAAGTTCCAGCGGTAATGGGCAAAGCAGCATCAGCCTAGAATTTGCTTGGGATGTAGATATCAATCAGGCATTTGTAGATGTGCTCAGTAAGTTGCAACAGGCTGATGACTTGCCCGCTGAAGCAAGTGAATCAGAAGTGCAAATTGTCAGCGGTGACACCGATAGTCCTATGCTGCGAATTCACCTAGTGCCTGCTGAGGGAGCTACCGCTGATCTGAACCACTACCGCGATTTGGCAGACGATGTGATTGGGCCGCGTCTGCGTCACATTGAAGGGATTGGCGATCTCTCTATAGAAGGCGGGCAAGCACGAGAAGTTGAAGTGATTGTCGATCCAAGGGCGCTAGCCGATCGAAATCTGGCTATTGATGATGTGATCAATACACTGCGCAGCAGCAATCGCGACATTCGAGGCGGACCCATGGTCGTCGGTCGGCGTGAATACAGAGTACGAACAGTCAGTCGTGCAAACGACGTCAAACAGCTAGAAGGGCTGATACTCCGTCGAGATACGTCAGGCACGGTTTACTTAGGAGATGTCGCCGAGGCTAAAATTGGGCGAGCGACCCCTGAGATGGCTTTCTTACGCGATGGTGAACCCGCCATTACCATCGGCGCGGTTCGACAGATTGGAGGAAATGTTCCTGAGATTTCTAAAAGTATCCGAGCGGCGCTCGCAGAAATCGAAGAGAGATTTATACAACAGGGAGAAAACGTTCGCTTTATCATCCCATACGACGAAAATGACTACATCAGTCAATCGATCTCTTTCGTCCAGAGTAGTTTGATTATTGGTGCTGTTTTAGCCGCTTTTGTACTGATTCTTTTTCTAGGTTCGCTGAGAACCGTTGCTGTCATTGCGATTACTATTCCGACGACGCTCATTTCGGTATTCATTGTCTTTGCGCTGTTGGGGCGATCGCTTAACGTTATTAGCCTGGCGGGACTCGCCTTCGCCTCTGGCATGATTGTAGATAATGCCATTGTTGTATTAGAGAATATATTTACTCATATTCAAAAGGGGAAGACGACGGTTCAAGCGGCTGTTGACGCTACCCAGGAAGTTAGCGGAGCTATGCTGGCATCTACGCTGACAAATGTAGCCGTATTTATGCCGATTGTACTTGTAGAGGGAGAAGCCGGACAGCTCTTTTTCGATTTAGGCATCGCCCTTTCTGCCTCCGTTCTCTTTTCTCTTTTCGCCGCACTGACGCTGGTGCCCATGCTCTCAGGGCTGTTTTTGACTCAAGCCGATGCCCAGCAAATGCTGGAAGGAAAGACTCACATCAAAGGCAACTCAATTGAACAGGCTATCGTTCAAGTTTCTAGATATTTTACGCAAGTGCAGAGTCGCTTAGAACAAAGCTTGCTAGCAACCGTAAAATGGTCCTTAGGAAAAGGACATCGTAGTCGCAGGTTTGCAGTGTTGAGCGTTCCAATAGCGCTACTCTTTGTCGGCTATCAGCTACTACCTGCTATGGACTATCTGCCAGAAGGTAATCGCAATCTAATTATATGGATCACCCAGCCATTTCCAGGAACCAGTATTCCTGAAGCGATAGAGCTATACGAAAAACCTCATGCGTTCGCTCAAGCGCAGCCAGAAGTGTTAGGAGATATTCTGGTTCATCGGCCTGCTGGTAGCATCATCGGTGTTTTTCTCAAGCTAGAAGAGACTAACGCTCGAACCTTAAGTAACCTGGAAGAGCGGATGCGGGCGGCAAGCGGCGAGTTTCCAGGTTACCGATTTGTTGGTCTCAGGCGAGCCTCTATCTTCAGTAATCCTGGTAAAGAGTTTGAGGTTAAGCTCATTGGCCCAGACTTAGACTACCTCAATCAAATTCAAGGTCAGGTTGCTGAATCTTTGGAAGTGCTGGACGGTGTACAGAATGTTCGTCCCGACTTTCTAACAGGTGCGCCCGAACTACAGATTGTTCCCGATCGAGAACGGCTCGCTGAGGTTAGCCTCTCAGCGCTAGACTTGGGGACTGCTGTTGAAACAGCGCTGGGGGGCGTACGTGCCTCTGATTTTTTTGATGGCAGGCGAGACCTTGACGTAACCGTGAAACTGCAAGATGCTACGGCTGAAACGCCTGCTCAGCTTCGACAAATGCCGCTTTATGTAGGGGGTGGTGGCAGTAGCCAACAAGTTCAGCTATTAGATGTTGCCGACATGGTTGAAACGACCGGGCCAAATTCAATCGGCCATGTAGATACAGAAAGGGCCATCACACTGACCGTATCGCTTTCTCAAGAAGCGCCTTTGGGCGGGTTGCTAGAGCAGACTGAAGAAACGATTTTACAGCCCTTGCGAGCAACTTTGCCATCAGGATACCGTGCTGAACTGGCTGGCTCTGCCAATGTGTTGTCAGAAACGCTGCGCCAACTGGGTGCTACTTTTCTACTGTCACTGCTGATCACTTATTTACTATTAGTCGCGCTCTATCGCTCCTTGATATACCCGCTGGTGATTATGGTGACGGTTCCCATTGGCCTAACGGGTGCGCTGCTGAGTTTGGCGATCGCAAATCTCATTCCGGGTGTCGTTGTGCCATTGGATATGATTGCTGGCTTGGGCTTTGTCATCTTGACAGGAATTGTGGTGAACAACGCAATTTTGCTAGTGGATCGAACACTTCAGCTTCAGCAGCAAGGGCAAGATTTAGATAGGTCGCTTTATGAGGCTGTGCGTGATCGCCTGCGACCTATTTTTATGTCAGCCGGAACCAGTATATTAGGCATGTTGCCGCTAGCGACCTTTCCTGGCAAGGGCGCGGAACTTTACCAGGGGTTAGGCATCGTCTTGGTAGGGGGGTTAGCGTTCTCAACGCTACTGACTCCGACGATCGTTCCGGCAGTGATGCGATTACTCCGTGATTTTGATACGCTCCGGGATCACAGCTCTGACTCCATATAA